In one Shewanella loihica PV-4 genomic region, the following are encoded:
- a CDS encoding LysR family transcriptional regulator has translation MNIDKLDYHSLIIFESISRHLNAGLVANELGMSISSVSRHLGILRDIFKDVLFIRRAQGFVLSDKAIQLLPYIKQLLHDYQVIKHNHIHFNPLTARGHFKIYAYNEFTYVINKVIHQYILPQAPNLTFEVRTLSSDCSRAIEHGEIDFAVVYERFKDHKIICEMFSPTEELFLIAKEGHAVFEDEFTLANLCQYDYFALDNYNDLPMPLLEQLGKTEGKAVNVLGATDNIAALSRHILDGRAISMSCNVFTREFYSLIKGIRTATLPSALTERLLKQITVGRTVGNYLIYSEINQSPTHHWLKQQLFNGIRDEWYLAMGR, from the coding sequence ATGAATATTGATAAACTCGATTATCATTCGCTGATCATTTTCGAATCCATCAGTCGTCACTTGAATGCAGGCCTGGTCGCCAATGAGCTGGGGATGAGCATCTCTTCGGTCAGCCGTCACCTTGGCATACTGCGCGATATCTTTAAGGACGTACTCTTCATCCGCCGGGCACAAGGGTTTGTCTTATCAGACAAAGCCATACAACTCCTGCCTTACATCAAGCAGTTGCTCCATGACTATCAGGTGATCAAACACAACCATATTCATTTCAATCCGCTCACCGCCCGGGGCCACTTTAAGATCTACGCCTATAACGAATTCACCTATGTGATCAACAAGGTGATTCATCAATATATATTGCCTCAGGCGCCTAATTTAACCTTCGAGGTGCGCACCCTCTCCAGCGACTGTAGCCGCGCCATAGAACATGGCGAGATTGACTTTGCCGTCGTCTACGAAAGGTTTAAAGATCACAAGATCATCTGTGAGATGTTTTCCCCCACCGAGGAGCTGTTTTTAATCGCCAAGGAGGGACATGCGGTATTTGAAGATGAATTTACCTTGGCCAACTTATGCCAATATGATTATTTCGCCCTGGATAATTATAACGATCTGCCCATGCCGCTACTGGAACAACTGGGTAAGACGGAAGGCAAGGCGGTTAACGTGCTCGGTGCCACAGACAATATCGCCGCCCTGAGCCGTCATATTCTCGATGGACGCGCCATCTCCATGAGCTGTAACGTCTTCACCCGCGAGTTTTATTCGCTGATCAAGGGAATACGAACCGCCACACTACCAAGCGCTCTCACCGAACGCCTACTCAAGCAGATCACCGTTGGTCGCACGGTCGGCAATTACCTCATCTACTCGGAGATCAACCAGTCTCCCACCCACCACTGGCTCAAGCAGCAGCTATTTAACGGCATACGTGATGAGTGGTATCTGGCCATGGGCCGCTAA
- a CDS encoding TonB-dependent receptor plug domain-containing protein: MSLSLNRITSSILTSLLVLTSSSGLAAQSIERITINGNRNATQSPVATTANVNTLNPDDSDSTPTNLARLLHSVPGISFVGQGGLFQTVGLRGMSRWRVPTFIGDIPLYTERRAGTTASFIPPQFLESVNVIKGPSSTYYGSGALGGLVQLNPKHAHNVAASLTLTDAKYDQQTLEAGNEQWSVALSRQHAGNSEDVQGNTLYDHFDQQSALIDHHWAFDNGLESDTFYLYSNGDDIGKSSKDYPNKKIVSYPDEQHHLLQWRLTRPHDWSLSLFAHDQSLETETIRPAKRVNTVSNESLDLGGHWVKEWQGGDFNGRWGADYIARRGVKASEFERSLKNDSTSQQQNIDASQDEYALFADASTQLDSWQLVAGMRAARYQQSGEGAEDHSDTAVTGFIGAVYTRGEQQEWKINLGNAYRFPSLTEHYYSGSTGRGTIVANSDLVPEKSTTAELTLTDVYGDFAWQLAAYYSRVSDYIERVSIAEETLSYRNVDSGSIKGLEYRIDWRPSEQFTLGSTGQWIDAVSDEGDRLADAGRNELGVNMEYRWSDFSFSTGYRYLAPVKEPASGELTRDAANLVEAAMRYQITPNLSAKVWSENLTNESYFYSSDELATLARGRQFGITLSYQFQ, translated from the coding sequence ATGTCTTTATCTTTGAACAGAATCACTTCATCGATACTCACATCGCTCCTCGTGTTGACCTCTTCATCGGGGTTGGCCGCGCAGTCGATTGAACGTATCACCATCAATGGCAACAGGAATGCCACTCAGAGTCCTGTTGCCACGACGGCGAACGTCAATACCCTTAATCCGGACGACAGCGATTCGACCCCGACTAACCTAGCACGTTTGTTGCATTCCGTTCCCGGAATTAGTTTTGTCGGCCAGGGAGGGCTTTTTCAAACCGTCGGACTCAGGGGGATGTCCCGTTGGCGAGTGCCAACCTTTATCGGTGACATTCCGCTCTACACAGAACGCCGGGCCGGAACGACAGCTTCATTCATACCGCCGCAATTTCTCGAATCGGTCAATGTGATCAAGGGGCCCTCCTCCACCTACTATGGCTCAGGAGCCCTGGGTGGTCTGGTGCAGCTCAACCCCAAGCACGCCCACAATGTGGCGGCCAGCCTGACCCTGACCGATGCCAAGTATGATCAGCAGACCCTGGAAGCCGGTAACGAGCAGTGGTCCGTGGCGTTGTCGAGACAACACGCCGGCAATAGCGAAGATGTGCAGGGCAACACCCTATATGATCATTTCGACCAGCAATCTGCGCTGATCGATCACCACTGGGCATTCGACAATGGCCTGGAGAGCGACACCTTTTACCTCTACAGCAATGGCGACGACATAGGTAAGTCCAGCAAGGACTATCCCAACAAGAAGATCGTCTCCTACCCGGACGAGCAGCACCACCTGCTGCAATGGCGCCTGACACGGCCTCACGACTGGAGCCTGAGCCTGTTCGCCCACGACCAGAGCCTGGAGACTGAGACCATACGCCCGGCAAAACGGGTCAACACTGTCAGTAACGAGTCGCTGGATCTTGGTGGTCACTGGGTCAAGGAGTGGCAAGGCGGCGACTTCAATGGCCGCTGGGGCGCCGATTATATCGCACGTCGTGGCGTCAAGGCTTCGGAGTTCGAGCGGTCGCTGAAAAATGACAGCACCAGCCAGCAGCAGAATATCGATGCCAGCCAGGATGAATACGCCCTATTTGCCGACGCCAGCACTCAACTGGATAGCTGGCAACTGGTGGCGGGGATGCGCGCCGCGCGCTATCAACAGTCCGGCGAGGGGGCAGAGGATCACTCAGACACCGCCGTCACCGGATTTATCGGCGCCGTCTATACCCGCGGCGAGCAGCAGGAGTGGAAGATTAACCTGGGCAACGCCTACCGCTTCCCTTCGCTGACCGAACACTACTACAGCGGCAGCACGGGACGTGGCACCATAGTGGCCAATAGCGACCTAGTGCCAGAAAAATCCACCACGGCCGAGCTGACCCTCACCGATGTCTATGGCGACTTCGCCTGGCAGCTGGCGGCCTACTACTCACGCGTCAGCGACTATATCGAGCGCGTCAGCATCGCCGAGGAGACGCTCAGCTATCGCAACGTCGACAGCGGCAGCATCAAGGGGCTGGAATATCGCATCGACTGGCGCCCCAGCGAGCAGTTTACCCTGGGTAGCACGGGCCAGTGGATAGACGCCGTCAGCGACGAGGGCGATCGCCTGGCCGATGCCGGTCGCAACGAGCTTGGCGTCAACATGGAATACAGATGGTCTGACTTTAGTTTCAGCACAGGCTATCGCTACCTGGCACCGGTCAAGGAGCCCGCCTCGGGCGAGCTGACCCGCGATGCCGCCAACCTGGTCGAGGCCGCCATGCGCTATCAGATCACCCCGAACCTGTCGGCAAAGGTGTGGAGCGAGAACCTCACCAACGAGAGCTACTTCTATAGCAGCGACGAGTTAGCGACCCTGGCTCGGGGCAGGCAGTTTGGCATCACCCTGAGCTATCAATTTCAGTAA
- a CDS encoding response regulator transcription factor, with translation MAQQIEQTVYIVDNDEAIREAMAFLMESVGLPCKLYCSAQEFLDDYSPQMRGCLVLDVRMPKMSGMELQQKLNERQVSLPIIFISGHGDVPMAVKAMRQGAFDFIPKPFRDQELLDRINLALEQEAQLRLVHQQLSQIKERLATLTGREREILDNIVMGKSNKLIAIELELSQRTVEIHRARVMEKMTCDSLAELVHDITLIKSSDA, from the coding sequence ATGGCGCAACAAATAGAGCAAACCGTATACATTGTCGATAACGACGAGGCGATCCGCGAGGCGATGGCCTTCCTGATGGAGTCCGTCGGCCTACCCTGCAAGCTGTACTGCTCGGCGCAGGAGTTTCTCGACGACTATTCGCCGCAGATGAGAGGCTGTCTGGTGCTGGACGTGCGCATGCCCAAGATGAGCGGCATGGAGCTGCAGCAGAAGCTAAACGAGCGTCAGGTATCCCTACCTATCATCTTCATCAGCGGTCATGGCGATGTGCCCATGGCGGTCAAGGCGATGCGCCAAGGCGCCTTCGACTTCATCCCCAAGCCGTTTCGCGATCAGGAGCTGCTGGATCGCATCAATCTGGCGCTGGAGCAGGAGGCGCAGCTGCGTCTGGTGCATCAGCAGCTGAGTCAGATAAAAGAACGCCTGGCGACTCTTACCGGACGTGAGCGGGAGATCCTCGACAATATCGTCATGGGGAAATCCAACAAGCTTATCGCCATCGAGCTTGAGCTGAGTCAACGCACCGTGGAGATCCACCGCGCCCGGGTGATGGAGAAGATGACCTGCGACTCCCTGGCCGAACTGGTACACGACATCACGTTGATCAAGTCTTCAGACGCCTGA